A genomic stretch from Streptomyces sp. QL37 includes:
- a CDS encoding Gfo/Idh/MocA family oxidoreductase — translation MSGTVRWGVLATGGIAATFTGDLLAMENSGAEVVAVASRSEASAKAFADRFGIERAYGSWAELVADETVDVVYVATPHSAHREATALALRAGKHVLCEKAFTLNEREARELVDLARERGLFLMEAMWTYCNPLIRRMTELVADGAIGEIRTVQADFGFAGDFGAEHRLRDPALGGGALLDLGVYPVSFAQLLLGEPDRVQADALLSPEGVDLNTGMLLGWDSGATALLSCSIVGNLPTTASVTGTAGRIDFPQGFFHPEHFLLHRAGREPEKVVTGPGPQGLTGMQYEAAEVTRALLAGEKESPLVPLEGSLAVMRTLDAVRDRVGVRYPADERA, via the coding sequence ATGAGTGGGACTGTGCGTTGGGGTGTACTGGCGACGGGCGGCATAGCCGCGACCTTCACCGGGGATCTGCTGGCGATGGAGAACTCCGGGGCCGAGGTCGTGGCCGTCGCGTCCCGGAGCGAGGCCTCCGCGAAGGCCTTCGCCGACCGGTTCGGGATCGAGCGGGCGTACGGCAGCTGGGCGGAGCTCGTCGCCGACGAGACCGTCGACGTCGTCTACGTCGCCACCCCGCACTCGGCACACCGGGAAGCGACCGCGCTCGCTCTGCGGGCCGGCAAGCACGTGCTGTGCGAGAAGGCGTTCACGCTCAACGAGCGCGAGGCGCGTGAGCTTGTGGATCTGGCCCGGGAGCGCGGGCTGTTCCTGATGGAGGCCATGTGGACGTACTGCAACCCGCTCATCCGGCGGATGACCGAGCTGGTGGCGGACGGGGCGATCGGCGAGATCCGCACGGTGCAGGCCGACTTCGGCTTCGCGGGCGACTTCGGCGCCGAACACCGGCTGCGTGATCCCGCGCTGGGCGGCGGCGCGCTGCTGGACCTCGGGGTCTACCCGGTGTCGTTCGCGCAGCTGCTGCTGGGGGAGCCGGACCGGGTGCAGGCGGACGCGCTGCTGTCCCCCGAGGGCGTCGACCTGAACACCGGGATGCTGCTGGGCTGGGACTCGGGTGCCACGGCGCTGCTGAGCTGCTCGATCGTGGGGAACCTGCCGACCACCGCGTCGGTCACCGGCACGGCGGGGCGGATCGACTTCCCCCAGGGCTTCTTCCACCCGGAGCACTTCCTCCTCCACCGCGCGGGCCGGGAGCCCGAGAAGGTCGTCACGGGTCCGGGCCCCCAGGGCCTGACGGGCATGCAGTACGAGGCGGCCGAGGTGACGCGCGCGCTGCTGGCGGGCGAGAAGGAGTCCCCCCTGGTGCCGCTGGAGGGCTCTCTCGCCGTGATGCGGACGCTCGACGCGGTACGTGACCGTGTCGGCGTCCGCTATCCGGCGGACGAGCGCGCCTGA
- a CDS encoding lamin tail domain-containing protein — MRIRPAAPLALAAATALAGSLLATAPASAASHQGGLHLGKIQYDSPGKDTRTNASLVAEYVDIHNNGKSKVQLKGYKLKDNTGYTYTFPSFSVAAGKTVRVHTGKGKNSAAHAYWNRGSYVWNNTGDKARLIKPSGALLDSCSWGKGTGVKVCH; from the coding sequence ATGCGCATACGCCCCGCCGCGCCCCTCGCCCTGGCCGCCGCCACCGCCCTGGCCGGCTCGCTCCTCGCCACGGCCCCGGCCTCGGCGGCCTCCCACCAGGGCGGGCTGCACCTCGGCAAGATCCAGTACGACAGCCCCGGCAAGGACACCCGGACGAACGCGTCCCTGGTCGCCGAGTACGTGGACATCCACAACAACGGCAAGTCCAAGGTGCAGCTCAAGGGGTACAAGCTGAAGGACAACACGGGCTACACGTACACCTTCCCGAGCTTCAGCGTCGCCGCAGGCAAGACGGTCCGGGTCCACACCGGCAAGGGCAAGAACTCCGCGGCCCACGCGTACTGGAACCGAGGCTCGTACGTCTGGAACAACACCGGCGACAAGGCCCGGCTGATCAAGCCGAGCGGTGCGCTCCTGGACTCCTGCTCCTGGGGGAAGGGCACCGGCGTGAAGGTCTGCCACTGA
- a CDS encoding alkaline phosphatase D family protein, whose amino-acid sequence MTPAQISRTPGQHGHSAELRLAAQRLGSGVGRRRFLTVTGAAAALAFAVGLPGAGTAAAAELDARKITEDPFSLGVASGDPLPGSVLLWTRLAPRPYEADGGLPAGRVEVRWELARDERFRRVVRRGSATAHPEFGHSVHVDVDGLDSDRNFYYRFRAGSWTSPTGRTRTAPARSARNSSLSLAAVSCQAYHDGYFTAYQHLADEDVDVVFHLGDYLYEYAVTSVGGARGYTDRVLPDHYNRETLTLEDYRMRYGLYKSDPDLRAAHAAHPFVVTWDDHETENNYAGDTPENSVPPEEFLLRRAAAYRAYWENQPLRAPQRPTGPDMRLYRRLRFGRLAQFDILDTRQYRSNQAYGDGWKVPGPESEDPSRTMTGAAQERWLLDGWKTSDARWNVVPQQVTFARRRDVPTDAYKLSMDSWDGYPASRQRVMDGAEAAGIENLMVLTGDVHVGYGFDLKKDFDDPASRTVGTEVVATSIASGKDGSEKPANWNNLTQANPHMKFYNGRRGYALVTLGTEQARADFRTVSAVTTPGAPVTTAASFVTEAGNPGLTPA is encoded by the coding sequence ATGACACCCGCACAGATCAGCAGGACGCCCGGCCAGCACGGCCATTCCGCCGAACTGCGCCTCGCCGCGCAGCGGCTCGGATCCGGTGTGGGCCGCCGCCGCTTCCTCACCGTCACCGGCGCCGCCGCCGCCCTGGCCTTCGCGGTCGGCCTGCCCGGTGCGGGCACGGCGGCCGCGGCCGAGCTGGACGCCCGGAAGATCACCGAGGACCCGTTCAGCCTCGGTGTGGCGTCCGGGGACCCGCTGCCGGGATCCGTGCTGCTGTGGACGAGACTCGCGCCCCGCCCGTACGAGGCCGACGGCGGGCTCCCCGCCGGGCGCGTGGAGGTCCGCTGGGAGCTCGCCCGTGACGAGCGCTTCCGGCGGGTCGTCCGGCGCGGGTCCGCCACCGCCCACCCGGAATTCGGGCACAGCGTCCACGTGGACGTCGACGGCCTCGACTCAGACCGGAACTTCTACTACCGCTTCCGGGCCGGCAGCTGGACCAGCCCCACAGGACGCACACGCACCGCCCCCGCCCGGTCCGCCCGCAACAGCTCCCTGTCCCTGGCCGCCGTCTCCTGCCAGGCGTACCACGACGGCTACTTCACCGCCTACCAGCACCTCGCGGACGAGGACGTCGACGTGGTCTTCCACCTCGGCGACTACCTCTACGAATACGCGGTCACCTCGGTCGGCGGCGCCCGCGGCTACACCGACCGCGTCCTGCCGGACCACTACAACCGGGAGACGCTCACGCTGGAGGACTACCGCATGCGGTACGGCCTCTACAAGTCCGACCCGGACCTGCGCGCGGCCCACGCCGCGCACCCCTTCGTCGTCACCTGGGACGACCACGAGACCGAGAACAACTACGCGGGCGACACCCCGGAGAACAGCGTCCCCCCGGAGGAGTTCCTGCTGCGCAGGGCCGCCGCCTACCGCGCGTACTGGGAGAACCAGCCGCTGCGCGCTCCGCAGCGCCCCACCGGCCCCGACATGCGGCTCTACCGCCGGCTGCGCTTCGGGCGGCTCGCCCAGTTCGACATCCTCGACACCCGCCAGTACCGCAGCAACCAGGCGTACGGCGACGGCTGGAAGGTCCCCGGACCGGAGTCCGAGGACCCCTCGCGCACCATGACGGGCGCCGCCCAGGAGCGCTGGCTGCTCGACGGCTGGAAGACCTCGGACGCCCGGTGGAACGTCGTGCCGCAGCAGGTCACCTTCGCCCGGCGGCGTGACGTGCCGACCGACGCCTACAAGCTGTCCATGGACTCGTGGGACGGCTACCCGGCCTCCCGGCAGCGCGTCATGGACGGTGCGGAGGCCGCCGGGATCGAGAACCTGATGGTCCTGACCGGCGACGTGCACGTCGGTTACGGCTTCGACCTCAAGAAGGACTTCGACGACCCGGCCTCCCGGACCGTCGGCACGGAGGTCGTGGCCACCTCGATCGCCAGCGGCAAGGACGGCTCCGAGAAGCCGGCCAACTGGAACAACCTGACCCAGGCCAACCCGCACATGAAGTTCTACAACGGCCGCCGCGGCTACGCGCTCGTCACCCTCGGCACGGAGCAGGCGCGTGCCGACTTCCGTACGGTGTCGGCGGTCACCACGCCCGGCGCACCGGTCACCACGGCGGCCTCCTTCGTGACCGAGGCCGGGAACCCGGGGCTGACACCCGCTTAA
- a CDS encoding SDR family oxidoreductase: MNAEQKFAVVTGAGSGIGRAVALTLTGAGWTVALAGRRAAALEETAAAAGPGTAVCLPTDVSTPEGVAALFASVRDRFGRLDLLFNNAGTFGPRATPVEDLAYEDWRAVVDVNLTGTFLCAQAAYRLMREQDPQGGRIINNGSISAHAPRPHSIAYTATKHAVTGLTKSLSLDGRPYRIACGQIDIGNAATDMTERMSTGILQANGEVAAEPVMAAADVARTVLHMAELPLEANVQFATVLATAMPYVGRG; this comes from the coding sequence ATGAACGCTGAGCAGAAATTCGCCGTCGTCACGGGTGCGGGATCGGGGATCGGCAGGGCGGTCGCGCTCACCCTTACGGGTGCGGGCTGGACGGTGGCCCTGGCGGGCAGGCGGGCCGCGGCCCTGGAGGAGACGGCCGCCGCGGCCGGACCGGGCACCGCGGTGTGCCTGCCCACCGATGTGAGCACCCCGGAGGGGGTGGCGGCGCTCTTCGCCTCCGTGCGCGACCGTTTCGGCCGGCTGGACCTGCTCTTCAACAACGCGGGGACGTTCGGGCCGCGCGCGACGCCCGTCGAGGACCTCGCGTACGAGGACTGGCGGGCGGTGGTGGACGTCAATCTGACGGGCACGTTCCTGTGCGCACAGGCGGCGTACCGGCTGATGAGGGAGCAGGACCCGCAGGGCGGCCGGATCATCAACAACGGCTCGATCTCGGCCCACGCGCCGCGCCCGCACTCCATCGCCTACACGGCGACGAAGCACGCGGTGACCGGCCTGACGAAGTCGCTGTCGCTGGACGGGCGGCCTTACCGGATCGCCTGCGGACAGATCGACATCGGCAACGCCGCGACGGACATGACGGAGCGGATGAGTACGGGGATCCTCCAGGCCAACGGCGAGGTCGCCGCCGAGCCGGTCATGGCCGCCGCCGATGTGGCCAGGACGGTCCTGCACATGGCGGAGCTTCCGCTGGAGGCCAATGTGCAGTTCGCGACGGTACTGGCGACAGCGATGCCGTACGTCGGCCGCGGCTGA
- a CDS encoding PhzF family phenazine biosynthesis isomerase — protein sequence MSSHTAAEVLRYTAFSADPDGGNPAGVVLDASALDDAAMLAVAAELGYSESAFLTSPDGLGGYTVRYFSPKAEVPFCGHATVAAAVALAERDGPGDLVFSTPAGTVPVTVTRDGDELRATLTSVEPHTTDAAPEDVAEALAALDWPAAGLDAALPARIAYAGARHLVLAAATRERLADLSYDFDRLEALMRRLDLTTVQLVWRESATVFHVRDPFPVGGVVEDPATGAAAAAFGAYARELGLVPHDAVLTLHQGADMGRPGTLTVELRPGDARIRVSGTGTRIG from the coding sequence ATGAGCTCACACACCGCCGCCGAGGTCCTCCGCTACACCGCGTTCTCCGCCGATCCCGACGGGGGGAACCCGGCAGGGGTCGTCCTGGACGCCTCAGCGCTCGACGACGCGGCGATGCTCGCGGTCGCGGCGGAGCTGGGCTACAGCGAGTCGGCCTTCCTCACCTCGCCGGACGGCCTCGGCGGGTACACCGTCCGCTACTTCAGCCCGAAGGCCGAAGTCCCCTTCTGCGGCCATGCCACGGTGGCCGCCGCCGTCGCGCTCGCCGAGCGGGACGGCCCCGGCGATCTGGTGTTCTCCACCCCCGCGGGCACGGTCCCGGTCACCGTCACCCGTGACGGCGACGAGCTCCGCGCCACCCTCACCAGCGTCGAGCCGCACACCACGGACGCCGCGCCCGAGGACGTGGCGGAGGCCCTGGCCGCCCTGGACTGGCCCGCCGCCGGACTGGACGCCGCCCTGCCGGCCCGCATCGCCTACGCGGGCGCCCGCCACCTGGTGCTGGCCGCCGCGACCCGGGAGCGGCTCGCGGACCTCTCGTACGACTTCGACCGGCTGGAAGCCCTCATGCGGCGGCTCGACCTGACGACGGTCCAGCTGGTGTGGCGGGAGTCAGCCACGGTCTTCCACGTCCGCGACCCCTTCCCGGTCGGCGGCGTCGTCGAGGACCCGGCGACGGGCGCGGCGGCCGCCGCGTTCGGTGCGTACGCGCGCGAGCTCGGCCTCGTCCCGCACGACGCGGTCCTCACCCTGCACCAGGGCGCCGACATGGGCCGTCCCGGCACCCTCACCGTCGAACTGAGGCCGGGGGACGCACGGATCAGGGTGTCCGGGACGGGGACCCGTATCGGCTGA